In the genome of Gemmobacter fulvus, the window GCAACTATCCGGCAGAACTGTCGGGCGGGCAGCAGCAGCGCGTGGCGATTGCCCGCGCGATGGGCATGCGCCCCAATCTGATCCTGTTTGATGAACCCACTTCGGCGCTTGATCCTGAACTGGTCGCCGAAGTGCTGGATGTGATGAACGATCTTGCCACCTCCGGCATGACGATGATCGTTGTCACGCACGAGCTGGGCTTTGCCCGGAATGTCAGCAACAGCGTTGCCTTCATGGACGGGGGCAGGCTGATCGAACATGGCCCCGCAGCCAAGGTGCTGACGCAACCCGACAGTCCCCGGACTGCCGAGTTCATAAAAGCCGTCCACAGATAACAAAACCCAACAGACGAGGATCCTCCCATGACCGCAACCCGTATTCTGGCCACTTCGGTGGGCCTGCTCTGCCTTGCCTGCGCCGTCAGCGCCGAGGGCCTGCCCGAAAAATACAAGACCGCCGGCAAGGTGGTGGTGGCCAATCAGCCGAACTACCCGCCGATGGAATATGTCGATCCTGCGACCAACACGCTGATGGGGGTGGATATCGATCTGGGCCTCGCACTGGCCAAACATCTGGGCGTGACCGTGGAATGGGCCGATATCGGCTTTGAACAGATGGTCTCGTCGCTGGAAACTGGCCGCGTCGATCTGATCCACAGCGGCATGAGCGATCTGCCCAAACGCCGCGAAACCATGGATTTCGTGGATTACATGAAATCGGGCGCGCAGTTCTATACCGTGACGGCGCGGGCGGGCGAATTTGCCAGCATCGCGGATTTCTGCGGCAAGACCGTGGGCATGAGCCGCCGCACCTCCTTTCCCGACGAGGCCAAGAAATGGAGCGATGCAACCTGCGTCGCCAATGGC includes:
- a CDS encoding ABC transporter substrate-binding protein, with the translated sequence MTATRILATSVGLLCLACAVSAEGLPEKYKTAGKVVVANQPNYPPMEYVDPATNTLMGVDIDLGLALAKHLGVTVEWADIGFEQMVSSLETGRVDLIHSGMSDLPKRRETMDFVDYMKSGAQFYTVTARAGEFASIADFCGKTVGMSRRTSFPDEAKKWSDATCVANGKPELIVVGTEGSADARTQLKQGRLDGAVQGSETLPYLLTLEPDTYAVIGEPFTAVYQGIGFAKDATDLRDAYAAALSALIASGEYKTIFEKYGLGGTMLDAVRINGEPLN